From Bradyrhizobium sp. NDS-1, the proteins below share one genomic window:
- a CDS encoding TetR/AcrR family transcriptional regulator has protein sequence MRAKDPPKSRREEYSEATRQALLDAGREAFAANGFQAAGMEAISRAARVTRGAFYHHFEDKKALFDAVVVAMQREAAARIEAAARGERKIWDRLSAGIDAYLDACEEPAYARIVIQEAQAVLGEPRYREIEETYPTALLIATLRALKRDGELNAEDVDLLSRMIDAMICKIGLLLPYADDSRKLRRNGQKIVAAVLETFRNKA, from the coding sequence ATGCGGGCGAAGGATCCTCCAAAGAGCCGTCGGGAAGAGTACAGCGAGGCCACCAGGCAGGCGCTGCTCGATGCCGGACGCGAAGCGTTCGCCGCCAATGGATTTCAGGCGGCGGGCATGGAGGCCATCTCGCGGGCGGCGCGGGTCACGCGCGGTGCGTTCTACCATCACTTCGAGGACAAGAAGGCGCTGTTCGACGCCGTGGTGGTCGCCATGCAGCGCGAGGCGGCCGCCAGAATCGAGGCCGCGGCAAGGGGCGAGCGCAAGATCTGGGACCGTCTCAGCGCCGGCATCGACGCCTATCTCGACGCCTGCGAAGAGCCGGCCTATGCGCGCATCGTCATCCAGGAAGCGCAGGCCGTGCTCGGCGAACCGCGCTATCGCGAGATCGAGGAGACCTATCCGACCGCGCTCCTGATCGCGACGCTGCGGGCGCTGAAGCGCGATGGCGAATTGAATGCGGAGGATGTCGATCTGCTCAGCCGGATGATCGACGCGATGATCTGCAAGATCGGGCTATTGCTCCCCTACGCGGACGATTCCAGGAAGCTGCGCAGAAACGGACAGAAGATCGTCGCGGCGGTATTGGAGACCTTCCGCAACAAGGCGTGA
- a CDS encoding ester cyclase: MDGRRMFELAERLAIAKSRQDVPAALEVLHPDMVLETPAFGTRVQGLAENERILTRFFKSFPDYHVTLDGHANSADTLICWGTARMTMTGDRFGGEPNGRRAELPVFIAFSFRDDKIVHERFVFDLSELCAQSGLSTDAVRRKLFGDVPRAA; the protein is encoded by the coding sequence ATGGACGGCAGGCGGATGTTCGAGCTGGCGGAACGGCTGGCGATCGCGAAGAGCCGGCAGGACGTTCCTGCGGCGCTGGAGGTGCTGCATCCGGACATGGTGCTGGAGACGCCGGCCTTCGGCACCAGGGTGCAAGGTCTCGCCGAAAACGAGCGCATCCTGACGCGCTTCTTCAAGTCCTTCCCCGACTATCACGTCACGCTCGACGGCCACGCCAATTCCGCCGATACGCTGATCTGCTGGGGCACCGCCCGGATGACGATGACGGGCGATCGCTTCGGAGGCGAGCCCAACGGACGCCGTGCCGAGCTGCCCGTGTTCATCGCCTTCTCCTTTCGCGACGACAAAATCGTGCATGAACGCTTCGTCTTCGATCTCTCCGAACTGTGCGCCCAATCCGGCCTCTCGACCGACGCGGTCCGGCGCAAGCTGTTCGGCGATGTGCCACGGGCGGCATAG
- a CDS encoding DUF3237 domain-containing protein: MADPRLKSVGDLETRHLLDIVVDLDPRLNFGAGPVGQRVLFRAAKGSFEGPRLRGEVLQGGGDWALFRADGTMTLDVRLSLRTHDGELIYMTYGGRWVTPQALRAEMADPARRTKVDPARYYFRTNPLFETGSQSYAWLNDIVCVGKGYLVEGAVAYKIFEVL, encoded by the coding sequence ATGGCCGATCCCCGCCTCAAATCCGTCGGCGATCTCGAGACCCGGCATCTCCTGGACATCGTCGTCGATCTCGATCCGCGCCTCAATTTCGGTGCCGGTCCCGTCGGGCAGCGCGTGCTGTTCCGCGCAGCCAAGGGATCGTTCGAAGGCCCGCGCCTGCGCGGCGAGGTGCTGCAGGGCGGCGGTGACTGGGCCTTGTTTCGCGCCGATGGCACCATGACGCTCGATGTCCGCCTGTCGCTGCGGACGCATGATGGCGAGCTGATCTATATGACGTATGGCGGCCGCTGGGTGACGCCGCAGGCTCTGCGCGCCGAGATGGCGGATCCGGCGCGGCGCACCAAGGTCGATCCCGCCCGATATTACTTCCGCACCAATCCGCTGTTCGAAACCGGCTCGCAGAGCTACGCCTGGCTCAATGACATCGTCTGTGTCGGCAAGGGCTATCTCGTCGAGGGCGCGGTCGCCTACAAGATCTTCGAAGTGCTGTGA
- a CDS encoding aquaporin, with amino-acid sequence MAEGLGTAYLLIAIVGSGILGERLAAGNIALALLANALSTGAALYALIVWLAPLSGAHFNPLISLVLAFRGDIAPRVAGLYVPAQLAGAIAGVAIADAIFDMPLYSLSSHLRSGHSQWLSEFLITFGLIGMVWTCSRVQPSALAGAVAAYIGAGFWFTATDFANPAVALARAFTDTFSGIRPIDVPGFLIAEMLGAVAAVALFRWLVPSLR; translated from the coding sequence GTGGCAGAGGGACTCGGCACCGCCTACCTCCTCATCGCGATCGTGGGCTCCGGTATCCTTGGCGAGAGGCTGGCCGCAGGCAATATCGCTCTGGCCTTGCTCGCAAATGCGCTCTCGACGGGGGCAGCGCTCTACGCCCTGATCGTCTGGCTCGCGCCGTTGTCGGGCGCTCATTTCAATCCACTGATCTCGCTGGTACTGGCATTTCGCGGCGACATCGCGCCGCGCGTCGCCGGATTATATGTGCCAGCCCAGTTGGCCGGCGCCATCGCCGGCGTCGCCATCGCTGACGCGATTTTCGACATGCCGCTCTACTCGCTGTCATCCCATCTGCGCAGCGGTCATTCGCAATGGCTGAGCGAATTCCTGATCACGTTTGGCCTGATCGGAATGGTGTGGACCTGCTCGCGCGTGCAGCCCTCCGCTCTTGCGGGCGCGGTCGCCGCCTATATTGGAGCCGGCTTCTGGTTCACTGCGACGGATTTTGCCAATCCAGCAGTCGCTCTGGCGCGCGCATTCACCGACACTTTCTCCGGAATTCGTCCGATCGACGTCCCCGGCTTCCTCATCGCGGAAATGCTGGGCGCTGTGGCGGCCGTGGCGTTGTTTCGCTGGCTCGTGCCGAGCTTGCGCTGA
- a CDS encoding helix-turn-helix transcriptional regulator yields MVKQAKAQRILTHDQIWVALDRLAERAGLSPSGLAKRAGLDPTTFNRSKRVTSDGRERWPSTESIAKALAAAGASIESFARLIDDDAGHGRSVPMLGFAQASTSGAFDESGLPSGKGWTETALPTTENSDTFALEISGDAFAPVYRDGDIVLVSPGAQIRKGDRVVVRSKAGEVTIATLRRRTAKALELQSLDASPAGRTMAVGEVAWVARIVWTSQ; encoded by the coding sequence ATGGTCAAACAGGCCAAAGCGCAGAGGATACTGACTCACGACCAGATCTGGGTCGCGCTGGATCGGCTGGCGGAGCGCGCCGGCCTGTCGCCGTCGGGCCTTGCCAAGCGCGCCGGGCTCGATCCCACCACCTTCAACAGGTCCAAGCGCGTCACCTCTGACGGCCGCGAGCGTTGGCCCTCGACCGAATCGATCGCGAAGGCGCTGGCGGCGGCCGGCGCCTCGATCGAGAGCTTTGCGAGGCTGATCGACGACGACGCCGGTCATGGCCGCTCGGTCCCGATGCTCGGCTTCGCGCAGGCCAGCACGAGCGGCGCCTTCGACGAATCCGGCCTTCCCTCGGGAAAGGGCTGGACCGAAACCGCGCTTCCCACCACCGAGAACAGCGACACGTTTGCGCTGGAGATTTCCGGCGATGCGTTCGCCCCCGTTTACCGCGACGGCGACATCGTCCTGGTGTCGCCGGGCGCGCAGATCCGCAAGGGCGATCGCGTGGTGGTGAGAAGCAAGGCGGGTGAGGTGACCATCGCAACGCTGAGGCGCCGTACCGCGAAGGCCCTGGAGCTGCAGTCGCTCGATGCGTCACCGGCCGGACGCACGATGGCCGTCGGGGAGGTGGCGTGGGTCGCGCGGATCGTGTGGACGAGCCAGTGA
- a CDS encoding DUF952 domain-containing protein — protein sequence MVKIYKICPASAWREAERQGVYRGSADDARDGFIHFSTAAQVPETLRKHYFGQRALFLVEVDGDALGAELRWERSRNDELFPHLYGELDFGAVLSVMNLNMRSDGSHDTPELAP from the coding sequence GTGGTCAAGATCTACAAAATCTGTCCGGCCTCGGCCTGGCGCGAGGCGGAGCGGCAGGGTGTCTACCGGGGCAGCGCTGACGATGCGCGCGACGGCTTCATCCATTTCTCGACCGCCGCCCAGGTTCCCGAGACCCTCCGCAAGCACTATTTCGGGCAGCGCGCGCTGTTCCTGGTCGAGGTCGACGGCGACGCGCTCGGAGCCGAGCTGCGCTGGGAGCGCTCGCGCAATGACGAGCTGTTTCCACACCTCTATGGCGAGCTCGATTTCGGCGCTGTGCTGTCGGTGATGAACCTCAACATGCGCTCCGACGGCAGCCACGACACTCCGGAGCTTGCGCCGTGA
- a CDS encoding quinone-dependent dihydroorotate dehydrogenase — translation MIRAFDAFSLPVLRWLDPEDAHRLAIQGLRFLPPAKPRADDPKLAVRAFGLNFPNPIGMAAGFDKSAEVPDALLRLGFGFVEIGSVTPKPQAGNPRPRLFRLERDEAIINRMGFNNDGADVALRRLAARAQHGGIVGVNVGANKDSPDRVADYVKLIETFAPVASYFTVNVSSPNTPGLRNLQEGALLDELLARVINARERVRQKAGDTPVLLKIAPDLSLAQLDDVVQVARSRRVDGMIVSNTTIARPSTLREQMRAKEQGGLSGRPLFRLSTRMVAETYVRVEGAFPLIGVGGVDSGGAALTKIRAGASLIQLYSSLVYKGLGLVDEIKRDLTSTLLRTGRDSLSEIVGADAATLTAEDWPGM, via the coding sequence GTGATCCGTGCTTTCGACGCCTTTTCGCTGCCGGTGCTGCGCTGGCTCGATCCGGAGGATGCGCATCGCCTCGCGATCCAGGGCCTCCGCTTCCTGCCGCCGGCCAAGCCGCGTGCCGACGATCCCAAGCTCGCGGTGCGCGCCTTCGGGCTCAATTTCCCCAATCCGATCGGCATGGCCGCCGGCTTCGACAAGAGCGCCGAGGTGCCGGATGCGCTGCTGCGTCTCGGCTTCGGCTTCGTCGAGATCGGCTCGGTGACGCCGAAGCCGCAAGCCGGCAATCCGCGGCCGCGACTGTTTCGCCTGGAGCGCGACGAAGCCATCATCAACCGCATGGGTTTCAACAATGACGGCGCGGATGTCGCGTTGCGCCGCCTCGCCGCGCGCGCGCAGCACGGCGGCATCGTCGGCGTCAATGTCGGCGCCAACAAGGATTCGCCGGACCGCGTCGCCGACTACGTCAAGCTGATCGAGACCTTTGCGCCGGTCGCGAGCTATTTCACCGTCAATGTCTCCTCGCCGAATACGCCCGGCCTGCGCAATCTGCAGGAAGGCGCGCTGCTCGACGAGCTCCTTGCGCGGGTGATCAACGCACGCGAGCGGGTGCGCCAGAAGGCCGGCGACACGCCGGTGCTGCTCAAGATCGCGCCTGATTTGAGCCTTGCCCAGCTCGACGACGTCGTGCAGGTCGCGCGCTCGCGCCGGGTCGACGGCATGATCGTGTCGAACACGACCATCGCGCGGCCGAGCACGCTGCGCGAGCAGATGCGCGCCAAGGAGCAAGGCGGCTTGTCCGGCCGACCGCTGTTCCGCCTGTCGACGCGCATGGTCGCGGAGACCTATGTGCGCGTCGAGGGCGCATTCCCGCTGATCGGCGTCGGCGGCGTCGATTCCGGCGGCGCTGCCCTGACCAAGATCCGCGCCGGCGCCAGCCTGATCCAGCTCTATTCGTCGCTGGTCTACAAGGGCCTCGGTCTCGTCGACGAGATCAAGCGCGATCTCACCTCGACGCTGCTCCGCACCGGGCGGGATTCGCTCTCCGAGATCGTCGGCGCGGATGCGGCGACGCTGACGGCGGAAGACTGGCCGGGCATGTAA
- a CDS encoding MATE family efflux transporter, whose protein sequence is MNAPVHPRIGSRQVFTIAGPAMVANLTTPLIGVVSTTAIGRLDDAALLGGVAMASVIFDCLFWLFGFLRMSTLAFTAQALGAGEAREQTVILVRGFIVAGLVGAALILLQLPLAAVLFDLMGGSEGVTRAAKTYFMIRIWSSPFAFANYVILGWLVGQARANPALGLQVVINLINMAATILLVLVYDTGIAGAAIAAVLSETTGFVLGVIVCRRYAVGGFKVPRAVLFDRAKLMRLLAVNTDILIRTAALIAVFLFFTAKGARAGDVTLAANSVLNNFLLVSAFFLDGLANAAQQLCGRSFGARNAKGFADSTRLVLLWGLGFAMVVAALFATFGPDIINVMTASEDVRRAARDFLPFIVLAPIPGVFAFGFDGIYVGATWARQMRNLMLASLAIFLITWWALQSLGNAGLWCALIAFYVARGGLQGAMYPALYRATFSKS, encoded by the coding sequence ATGAACGCGCCCGTTCATCCCAGGATCGGCTCCCGCCAGGTATTCACCATCGCCGGACCTGCGATGGTCGCGAACCTCACCACGCCGCTGATCGGCGTGGTCTCGACCACGGCGATCGGACGGCTCGATGACGCCGCCCTGCTCGGCGGCGTCGCGATGGCCTCCGTGATCTTCGACTGCCTGTTCTGGCTGTTCGGCTTCCTGCGCATGAGCACGCTCGCCTTCACCGCACAGGCGCTCGGCGCCGGCGAGGCGCGCGAGCAGACCGTGATCCTGGTGCGCGGCTTCATCGTGGCGGGCCTGGTCGGCGCCGCTCTGATCCTGCTGCAATTGCCGCTGGCCGCCGTGCTGTTCGACCTGATGGGCGGCAGCGAAGGCGTGACACGCGCCGCGAAGACCTATTTCATGATCCGGATCTGGTCCTCGCCCTTCGCCTTCGCCAATTACGTCATTCTCGGATGGCTGGTGGGGCAGGCCCGCGCCAATCCGGCGCTCGGCCTCCAGGTCGTCATCAACCTGATCAACATGGCGGCGACTATCCTGCTGGTGCTGGTCTACGACACCGGCATCGCGGGCGCGGCCATCGCTGCGGTGCTGTCGGAGACGACGGGATTCGTGCTCGGCGTCATTGTCTGCCGCCGATATGCCGTTGGCGGCTTCAAGGTGCCTCGCGCAGTTCTGTTCGATCGCGCAAAGCTGATGCGGCTCCTGGCGGTGAACACCGACATCCTGATCCGCACCGCGGCGCTGATCGCGGTGTTCCTGTTCTTCACCGCCAAGGGCGCGCGTGCCGGCGACGTGACGCTCGCGGCGAATTCCGTGCTCAACAATTTCCTTTTGGTGAGCGCCTTCTTCCTCGACGGCCTCGCCAACGCCGCCCAGCAGCTTTGCGGCCGAAGCTTTGGCGCACGCAACGCAAAGGGCTTTGCGGATTCGACACGGCTGGTGCTGCTGTGGGGGCTCGGCTTCGCGATGGTCGTCGCCGCGCTGTTCGCGACGTTCGGACCTGATATCATCAACGTCATGACCGCGAGCGAGGACGTGCGTCGCGCCGCGCGCGACTTCCTTCCATTCATCGTGCTTGCGCCGATCCCCGGCGTGTTCGCCTTCGGCTTCGACGGCATCTATGTCGGCGCGACCTGGGCGCGCCAGATGCGCAACCTGATGCTGGCGTCGCTCGCGATCTTCCTCATCACCTGGTGGGCGCTGCAGTCCCTCGGCAATGCCGGGCTGTGGTGTGCGCTGATCGCGTTCTACGTGGCACGCGGCGGATTGCAGGGGGCAATGTATCCGGCGTTGTACCGGGCGACGTTCTCGAAATCGTAG
- a CDS encoding MBL fold metallo-hydrolase produces MQLRFVGCGDAFGSGGRLNTCFHVSGRATNFLIDCGASALPALKRLEIARDDIDLILITHFHGDHFAGLPFLLLDAQFSRRMRPLTIAGPAGIEARLAQVMEALFEHSSRTKQRFELEVVELAPEQSKTFGAVSVTPYPVVHGESGGPFLAYRVEAEGRTLAYSADTEWTDTLIPLAHGADLFIVEAYMYERVVKNHLSLKTLERNLPAIGAKRLVLTHMSDDMLSRLDDIEHLAAEDGMVLVF; encoded by the coding sequence ATGCAACTGCGCTTTGTCGGCTGCGGCGACGCCTTCGGCTCAGGAGGCAGGCTCAACACCTGCTTCCACGTCTCGGGGCGCGCGACCAATTTCCTGATCGATTGCGGCGCGTCGGCTCTGCCGGCGTTGAAGCGGCTCGAGATCGCGCGCGACGACATCGACCTGATCCTGATCACGCATTTCCACGGCGACCATTTCGCCGGGCTGCCGTTTCTGCTGCTCGACGCGCAGTTTTCGCGGCGGATGCGGCCGCTGACCATCGCCGGCCCTGCAGGTATCGAGGCACGGCTCGCCCAGGTGATGGAGGCGCTGTTCGAGCACTCCTCCCGGACCAAACAGCGTTTCGAGCTGGAGGTCGTGGAGCTCGCGCCCGAGCAAAGCAAGACCTTCGGGGCGGTAAGCGTGACGCCCTATCCGGTCGTGCACGGCGAATCCGGAGGTCCCTTCCTCGCCTATCGCGTCGAGGCCGAGGGCCGCACGCTCGCCTACAGTGCCGATACCGAATGGACGGATACGCTCATTCCGCTGGCGCATGGCGCCGACCTTTTCATTGTGGAAGCCTATATGTACGAGAGGGTGGTCAAGAACCATCTCAGCCTGAAGACCTTGGAACGGAATTTGCCGGCCATCGGCGCAAAACGTCTCGTCCTCACCCATATGAGCGACGACATGCTGTCGCGTCTGGACGACATCGAGCACCTCGCCGCCGAAGACGGCATGGTGCTCGTGTTCTGA
- a CDS encoding DUF6460 domain-containing protein, with amino-acid sequence MVQDVRDLPAGHSDGLNRFLGGSPLAVAFRLVLLSILVGVVLAAIGFDPWNILTSIRLLFERLWDLGFDTVNWLWRYFLLGAVIVIPIWLLSRVFGAPRRR; translated from the coding sequence ATGGTCCAAGACGTCAGAGATTTGCCGGCCGGCCACAGCGATGGCCTGAACCGCTTTCTCGGCGGCTCGCCGCTGGCGGTCGCGTTCCGCCTGGTCCTGCTCTCGATCCTGGTCGGCGTCGTGCTCGCCGCGATCGGCTTCGATCCCTGGAACATCCTCACCAGCATCCGCCTGCTGTTCGAGCGCCTGTGGGATCTCGGTTTCGACACCGTGAACTGGCTGTGGCGCTACTTCCTGCTCGGCGCGGTCATCGTGATCCCGATCTGGCTGCTCTCGCGCGTCTTCGGCGCGCCGCGCCGCCGCTAA
- a CDS encoding cisplatin damage response ATP-dependent DNA ligase — protein sequence MNRFAELLDRLAYEPGRNNKLRLITGYFREVGDPDRGYALAALTGALSFKHAKPALIRDLIASRTDEVLFGLSYDYVGDLSETVALMWPKAALAGHNNPPPPSLSEVVTTLRTLGKTELPKQLERWLDELDETGRWALLKLVTGALRIGISARLAKTAAAALGDKDPHEVELIWPGLSPPYLDLFAWLEGRGDKPVNRDPAPFRPVMLAHAIEDTDFAALDPADYIAEWKWDGIRVQAVAGRDDRGHVTARLYSRTGEDITGSFPDLVPSLRLPGAIDGELLILREGRVQSFNVLQQRLNRKVVSPKLIKEFPIHLRAYDLLGDDENDLRELPFAERRERLETFIAKLGDPRIDLSPTVPFASWDALTAARADPASAGAGEDADAVEGVMLKRRDASYLPGRPKGQWWKWKRDPHIIDAVLMYAQRGHGKRSSYYSDYTFGVWTAGEGGDELVPVGKAYFGFTDEELLQIDRFVRRNTTEKFGPVRHVVHEPDQGLVLEVAFEGLQRSPRHKSGVAMRFPRISRLRWDKPPKEADRLETLERMLKAEPAEMEM from the coding sequence ATGAACCGCTTCGCCGAGCTTCTGGACCGTCTCGCTTATGAGCCCGGCCGCAACAACAAGCTGCGGTTGATCACCGGCTATTTTCGTGAGGTCGGCGATCCCGACCGCGGCTACGCGCTGGCCGCGCTCACCGGCGCGCTCAGCTTCAAGCATGCCAAGCCCGCGCTGATCCGCGATCTCATTGCGTCGCGCACCGATGAGGTGCTGTTTGGACTGTCCTACGACTATGTCGGTGATCTCTCGGAGACGGTGGCGCTGATGTGGCCGAAGGCTGCGCTGGCTGGCCACAACAACCCGCCGCCGCCATCGCTCAGCGAAGTCGTCACCACGCTTCGCACGCTCGGCAAGACCGAGCTGCCGAAGCAGCTCGAACGCTGGCTCGACGAGCTGGACGAGACCGGCCGCTGGGCGCTACTGAAGCTCGTCACCGGCGCGCTTCGCATCGGCATCTCCGCGCGCCTCGCCAAGACCGCAGCCGCCGCGCTCGGCGACAAGGACCCGCACGAGGTCGAGCTGATCTGGCCGGGGCTTTCGCCGCCTTATCTCGACCTGTTCGCCTGGCTGGAAGGCCGCGGCGACAAGCCGGTCAATCGCGATCCCGCACCGTTCCGGCCGGTCATGCTCGCGCATGCGATCGAGGATACGGATTTTGCCGCGCTCGATCCCGCCGACTATATCGCCGAGTGGAAATGGGACGGTATCCGCGTGCAAGCGGTGGCGGGGCGGGACGACCGCGGTCATGTCACCGCGCGGCTCTATTCGCGTACCGGCGAGGACATCACGGGCAGTTTCCCGGACCTCGTGCCGTCGCTGCGGCTGCCGGGCGCCATCGACGGCGAGTTGCTGATCCTGCGCGAGGGTCGCGTGCAGAGCTTCAACGTTCTGCAACAGCGGCTCAACCGCAAGGTCGTCTCGCCGAAGCTGATCAAGGAATTTCCGATCCATCTGCGCGCCTATGATTTGCTCGGCGACGACGAGAACGATCTGCGCGAGCTGCCGTTCGCGGAGCGGCGCGAGCGGCTGGAGACCTTCATCGCGAAGCTCGGCGATCCCCGCATCGATCTGTCGCCCACCGTGCCCTTCGCAAGCTGGGACGCGCTGACCGCTGCGCGCGCCGATCCGGCAAGCGCCGGCGCCGGCGAGGACGCGGACGCCGTCGAGGGCGTCATGCTGAAGCGGCGCGATGCATCCTATCTGCCGGGCAGGCCGAAGGGGCAGTGGTGGAAGTGGAAGCGCGATCCGCACATCATCGATGCCGTGCTGATGTATGCACAGCGCGGTCACGGCAAGCGCTCGTCCTATTATTCCGACTACACCTTCGGCGTCTGGACCGCAGGCGAGGGCGGCGATGAGCTGGTGCCGGTCGGCAAGGCCTATTTCGGCTTCACCGACGAGGAACTGCTCCAGATCGACCGCTTCGTCCGCCGCAACACCACGGAGAAATTCGGCCCCGTTCGCCATGTCGTGCACGAGCCGGACCAGGGTCTGGTGCTGGAGGTGGCGTTCGAGGGTCTGCAGCGCTCGCCACGGCACAAATCCGGCGTCGCCATGCGCTTCCCCCGCATCAGCCGCCTGCGCTGGGACAAGCCTCCGAAGGAAGCGGACAGGCTGGAAACGCTGGAGAGGATGCTGAAGGCGGAGCCGGCGGAGATGGAGATGTGA
- a CDS encoding ligase-associated DNA damage response exonuclease, whose amino-acid sequence MRPQDILLPVASGLCCKPGGFHIDPVRPVERAVITHGHSDHARAGHGAVLATQETLDMMRLRYGENFAGSTQAIRYGEEIRLGDVRVKFHPAGHVLGSAQVAVTCKDTCIVASGDYKDAPDPTCAPFELVPCDVFITEATFGLPVFRHGDAADEVKKLLASVALFPERAHLVGAYSLGKAQRVIALLRQAGYEAPIYLHGAMEKITEYYQCRGIALGELRPVKGVKKAALAGTITLAPPSATSDLWTRRFPDPVTAFASGWMRVRARARQRGVELPLVISDHADWDGLTATIGATGAGEIWVTHGQEDALVHWCRSKGLKAQPLDLVGYGDEEESETPLQDEAEA is encoded by the coding sequence ATGCGTCCGCAAGACATCCTGCTGCCAGTCGCGAGCGGCCTGTGCTGCAAGCCCGGCGGCTTCCATATCGACCCCGTTCGCCCGGTCGAGCGTGCCGTGATCACCCACGGCCATTCCGACCATGCCCGCGCCGGCCACGGCGCGGTGCTGGCGACGCAGGAAACGCTGGACATGATGCGGCTGCGCTACGGCGAGAATTTTGCCGGATCGACGCAAGCCATCCGCTACGGCGAGGAGATCCGGCTCGGCGATGTCCGCGTGAAATTTCACCCGGCCGGCCACGTGCTGGGGTCGGCGCAGGTCGCCGTGACCTGCAAGGATACCTGCATCGTCGCTTCCGGCGACTACAAGGACGCGCCCGACCCGACCTGCGCGCCGTTCGAGCTGGTGCCCTGCGACGTCTTCATCACGGAGGCAACGTTCGGGCTGCCTGTGTTCCGGCACGGCGATGCCGCGGACGAGGTGAAGAAGCTGCTCGCCTCCGTCGCGCTGTTTCCGGAACGCGCGCATCTCGTCGGTGCCTATTCGCTCGGCAAGGCCCAGCGCGTGATCGCGCTGCTGCGGCAGGCCGGCTATGAGGCGCCGATCTATCTGCATGGCGCGATGGAGAAGATCACCGAGTATTATCAGTGCCGCGGGATCGCGCTCGGCGAGCTCAGGCCGGTGAAAGGCGTGAAAAAGGCCGCGCTCGCCGGCACCATCACGCTGGCACCGCCCTCGGCGACATCAGATCTCTGGACGCGGCGTTTTCCCGATCCCGTCACCGCGTTCGCTTCGGGATGGATGCGCGTGCGCGCCCGGGCGCGGCAGCGCGGCGTCGAGCTGCCGCTGGTGATCTCCGACCACGCCGATTGGGACGGCCTTACCGCCACGATCGGCGCGACCGGCGCCGGCGAAATCTGGGTTACGCACGGCCAGGAAGATGCGCTGGTGCATTGGTGCCGGAGCAAAGGCCTGAAAGCGCAGCCGCTCGATCTCGTCGGTTATGGCGACGAGGAGGAGAGCGAGACGCCGCTTCAAGACGAGGCCGAAGCATGA
- a CDS encoding class I SAM-dependent DNA methyltransferase, with product MPLRLFQSSGDLMADRRFEFARDLQLKGDLTAAADLLEQALELAPDFTSAWFTLGEIRQQLGERDRAIAAFREARRSDPGDQHGAGLHLMRLGDAEMAEMPKAYVQALFDQYAPRFEHTLINDLGYRAPSLIFKAVLAARVAAKKPAYFKRTIDLGCGTGLAAAAFAKQVDHFIGIDLSPGMIKQARATGLYAELEVADMIEGLRTKSDGFANLIVAADAFVYLSDLAPVLTETRRVLVSGGVLAFTLETHDGSGVVLGEGLRYAHSAEYVRGALTRAGLKLLTLEPASPRNENNEPVRGLVVVAEKT from the coding sequence ATGCCTCTGCGCCTATTCCAGTCCTCCGGCGATCTCATGGCCGACCGCCGCTTCGAATTCGCGCGCGACCTCCAGCTCAAGGGCGACCTGACCGCCGCCGCGGACCTCCTGGAGCAGGCGCTCGAGCTCGCGCCTGACTTCACATCGGCCTGGTTCACGCTCGGCGAAATCCGTCAGCAGCTCGGCGAGCGCGACAGGGCGATCGCGGCGTTTCGAGAGGCGCGCCGGTCCGACCCTGGCGATCAGCACGGCGCTGGCCTGCATCTGATGCGGCTCGGCGATGCCGAGATGGCGGAGATGCCCAAGGCCTATGTGCAGGCACTGTTCGACCAGTACGCGCCGCGCTTCGAGCATACGCTCATCAACGATCTCGGCTACCGCGCGCCCAGCCTGATCTTCAAGGCGGTGCTGGCCGCACGGGTCGCGGCGAAGAAGCCGGCCTACTTCAAGCGCACCATCGATCTCGGCTGCGGCACCGGCCTTGCGGCAGCCGCCTTCGCCAAGCAGGTTGACCATTTCATCGGCATCGATCTGTCGCCCGGCATGATCAAGCAGGCGCGCGCCACGGGCCTCTATGCCGAGCTCGAGGTCGCCGACATGATCGAGGGCCTGCGCACCAAGAGTGATGGATTCGCAAACCTCATCGTCGCCGCGGACGCCTTCGTCTATCTCTCCGATCTCGCACCGGTGCTGACCGAAACTAGGCGCGTGCTCGTCTCGGGCGGCGTGCTCGCCTTCACGCTGGAGACGCATGACGGCAGCGGCGTCGTTCTCGGCGAGGGCCTGCGTTATGCCCACTCCGCGGAATATGTGCGCGGCGCGCTCACCAGGGCCGGCCTGAAGCTGCTGACGCTGGAGCCCGCCTCGCCGCGCAACGAGAACAACGAGCCGGTGCGCGGTCTCGTCGTCGTCGCCGAGAAAACTTGA